The Deinococcus multiflagellatus genome includes the window CGCGCGCGCAGGATGCGCTGGGCCTCGGCCAGCCCGGCGCGGTCGTTGGCGCCCATCACCTCGTCGGGGTCGGCCAGCTTGAAGGCCTGCACGGCGGCGCCCTGCTCGCGGTAAAGGCCCAGCAGGTCGGTGAGGTAATACTCGCCGCTGGCGTTGGTTTTGGTGATGCGCGCGGCCAGCTCCCGGGCGCGGCCGTCCATCAGGTACACCCCCGAGTTGAATTCGCGCACGGCGCGTTCTTCGGGCGTGGCGTCCTTTTGCTCCACGATGCGCGACACCGCCCCCTGCTCGTCGCGCAGAATTCGGCCGTAGCCGGTGGCGTCGGGCAGTTCGCCGGTCAGCACGGTAAAGGCGCTGCCGCGCGCGCGGTGGTCGGCCAGCAGGGCGCGCAGGGTTTGCTCGCGCAGCAGCGGCGTGTCGCCGTACAGCACCAGCACGTCGGCGTCGCCGTGGCTGCGCAGGGCCTCCAGGCCCGTCAGGAAGGCGTGGCCGGTGCCCAGCTGCTGGGCCTGCCGGGCAAACACCACCGGCTGACCCGCCAGGGCCGCCTCCACCTGCTCGGCCCCGTGACCGGTCACGACGACCACCTGCCGCGCCCCCAGGTCCTGGGCGGCCTTGACCGCCCAGGCCACCATCGGGCGCCCGGCCACCGGGTGAAGCACCTTGGGCAAAGCGGATTTCATGCGGGTGCCCTGCCCCGCCGCCAGAATCACCACGTCCAACGGACGACTTGTCTCGCTCATCTCGGCGCCACTGTACCAGTCTGGTGCCGGGGCACAACAAAAGGCCCCGCAGCCGGGGGCCACGGGGCAGGGGCAACGCGGGAGGTTAGGCGCTGCGGGCTTCGGGGGTGGGCGCGGGCACCGGGGCCGGGGCGCCCTTCTTGCGCAGGCGCAGCAGCATCCAGATGCTGACCAGAATCAGGGGAATGCTGATCAGGTGCGTGTCGGTGAAAAAGCCGATGCCGGGGGCGTCCAGGCCCTGGTTCAGGTAGGCCCGGGGCGACAGGGGATTGAGACGGAAGGTTTCTTCCCAGCCCGCGCGCAGAATGCTGTACCACAGCCAGAACTGCCAGAAGGCCCAGCCCGGAATGCGCGAGCGCAGCCAGAAGTAAGCCGCCACCGACAGAATGATGCCGATAATCACGCCGTACAGCTGGGTGAAGTGCACCGGCGCGGTCATGACCAGCTGATCGCCAATGCGCTGGCAGTACTGCGAAAGGTCCATGTCCGGGTTGGGGTTCTTGATGCACATGCCGTCGTGGAAGGCCCGCGCGCTGTCCGGCCAGCGAAAGCCGATGGGCCAGCCGGTCACGCGGCCCACTGTATCGGTGCCGTTCATGATGTTGCCGATGCGCCCGCCAATGATGCCAAAAGCCACGCCGGGCACGCACAGGTCGGCGTAGCGGTAAAAGTCCATGCCCTTGCGCCGGGCGTAGTACAGCATGACCAGAATGCCGCCGATCAAGCCGCCGTGAATGGAAATGCCGCCCTGGCGCAGGTTGATGATGTCCCACAGCACCCGGGGAAAGGGAATGTTTTCAAACTGGTGCCAGGAGGTCAGCACGAACACGGCCCGCGCGCCCACCAGCCCCCAGACGATCATCCACAGAATCATGTCGTTGAACAGGTCCACGTTCAGGCCGCGTTCGCGCGCCATTTTCGTGCCCACCCACACGCCCGCCACAATCCCCAGCGTGATCAGCACGCCGTACCAGGCAATCGTGAAATTGCCAATCTGCAAGAACACCGGATCCATAGGTGCTTTGTAGTG containing:
- the glmU gene encoding bifunctional UDP-N-acetylglucosamine diphosphorylase/glucosamine-1-phosphate N-acetyltransferase GlmU, with the translated sequence MSETSRPLDVVILAAGQGTRMKSALPKVLHPVAGRPMVAWAVKAAQDLGARQVVVVTGHGAEQVEAALAGQPVVFARQAQQLGTGHAFLTGLEALRSHGDADVLVLYGDTPLLREQTLRALLADHRARGSAFTVLTGELPDATGYGRILRDEQGAVSRIVEQKDATPEERAVREFNSGVYLMDGRARELAARITKTNASGEYYLTDLLGLYREQGAAVQAFKLADPDEVMGANDRAGLAEAQRILRARLTAEHMRAGVTIPMPETVYIEDTVQLAQDVTLEPGVVLRGATRIASGVTVGAYSVLTDAVLHGGVVVKPHSVLEGAEVGAGSEVGPFARLRPGTVLGEGVHIGNFVETKNAQLAAGVKAGHLAYLGDVTIGQETNVGAGTIVANFDGVNKHRTQVGAGVFIGSNSTLIAPRVVGDAAFVAAGSALHEDVPEGALAVARGKQRTLEGWSRRYWGGMREKVAQKLPWLSGWLERGSGQ
- a CDS encoding prolipoprotein diacylglyceryl transferase, producing MDPVFLQIGNFTIAWYGVLITLGIVAGVWVGTKMARERGLNVDLFNDMILWMIVWGLVGARAVFVLTSWHQFENIPFPRVLWDIINLRQGGISIHGGLIGGILVMLYYARRKGMDFYRYADLCVPGVAFGIIGGRIGNIMNGTDTVGRVTGWPIGFRWPDSARAFHDGMCIKNPNPDMDLSQYCQRIGDQLVMTAPVHFTQLYGVIIGIILSVAAYFWLRSRIPGWAFWQFWLWYSILRAGWEETFRLNPLSPRAYLNQGLDAPGIGFFTDTHLISIPLILVSIWMLLRLRKKGAPAPVPAPTPEARSA